The DNA region ATCCCAAGGAATAAAAGCTACTAATGGATTCTGCCCTAAAGCTAATTCTCCATTTTCAGTTGCGGCACCATCAGCCAAAAGCTGACCCTTGGTCACAGCTTGTCCTTTTTCAACTCGAGGCAATTGGCTCATACTAGTAAAGGCATTGGATTTCTGGAAAGATTGAAGTTTATATTCTCGTTTAAAATTATCTTTTTTAGCTCCGACTGGGGCTTTTTCTTTAATGACAATATGATTAGCGTCAACTTCAATAACTTCTCCGTCATTAACTGCTAAAACAACCTGTCCTGAATCAGATGCGGCCTTATCTTCAATACCAGTTCCAACCAATGGAGCTTGCGGGACAATACATGGCACAGCCTGGCGTTGCATATTTGAACCCATGAGAGCACGATTAGCATCATCATGTTCCAAAAATGGAATAAGGGAAGTTGCAATAGATATGCATTGTTTAGCAGACACATCTATGTAGTCCAATTTATCAGCTTCAATCATTTCAGGACTACCTTTAACACGAGCTTCTACTATTTCTTCTATTATATTGCGATTTTCATCCGTTTTAACACGTGCATGTGTAATAACGTGTCTGTCTTCAACTGTAGCATTTATATACTCTATTTCATCTGAAATATATGGTTTAATTTTAATATTCTTTTTGCTGCATTTATAAATTTTGTTGGCAATTTCTTCAGTAATTTTATCTCCTGATTTTGCAATGCCTTCAATATCTTCATTTAGAACTCTGCTTATTAGATTTTCTGTTTTATTTTCTACTTCCTTGTGTAATTTTATGTAAGGAGTTTCTAAAAATCCAAAATCATTTATGCGAGCATAAGAAGCCATATGCCCCACCAACCCAATATTCGGACCTTCTGGAGTTTCGATCGGACAAATGCGTCCATAATGTGAATGATGTACATCTCTGACTTCAAAACCTGCTCTTTCACGGGTTAACCCTCCTGGTCCCATAGCAGATAAGCGTCTTTTGTGTTCAAGTTCAGCCAAAGGATTGACTTGATCCATAAACTGGGAAAGCTGCGAACTTGAAAAAAACTCCTTAATGGCAGCAGCTACTGGCCTAGAGTTGATAAGTTGTCCTGGTACAACGGTTTCAACATCGCAGGTGCTCATACGATCTTTTATATTTCTAGCCATTCTTGCCATGCCGATGCGCAATTTATTCTGTACCAATTCTCCTACTCCCCTGACGCGTCGGTTGCCTAAGTGATCGATATCGTCGGCAATAGCGTGCGGGTCATTATTGAGACGTATAATTTCCTTAATAATCAAAACCAGATCATCAACTAATAAAATTCTATTTTCTTCATTATCTTCGCGATTAACATTAAGTCGCTGATTCAAACGGTAACGTCCGACTGAGCCAAAATCATATTTTTCAAAATTGAAAAACATTGAATCGATTAATTGTTTTGCGTTTTCAACCGTTGCTAAATCTCCCGGCCTTATTCTTTTATAAATTTCTTTATATCCTTCTGCTTGATCTTTAGTCGTGTCTTTAGCTAAAGTTTCTTCAATAAAATTAAGATCACCATTATCGACATCCTTAAAAATTTTAATAATAGATTCATTTTTTTGCATCCCAAAAGCACGTAAAAGCGCTGTGATAGGAATTTTTCTCTTGCGGTCAATACGGACATTTAACACTCCATCAAGCCCTGTATCAATTTCCAGCCAAGCACCTCTATTAGGAATGAGTTTAGCACCAAAAAGTTTTTTGCCTTTTTGATATTCCATAGTGAAAAAAACACCGCTTGACCTAATCAATTGGCTAACCACAACACGTTCAACACCGTTAATGACAAAGGTTCCGCGATCAGTCATTACCGGAAAGTCACCTAAATATATTTCTTGTTCTTTGATTTCTCCAGTTTTCTTAATCACTAAACGCGCTTTGGCTCTAAGAGGCGCTTCATAAGAAATGTTTTTATTTTTTGCAGTAATTTCGTCAGTTTTGGGTTCGTCTAAATAATAATCAGTGAGTGAAAGTTCAAGATCCTTTCCTGTAAAATCATTGATGGGGTTGATTTCGTCTAAAAGTTCCCGCAGTCCTTTTTCCAAAAACCATTGATAGGCATCGCTTTGAGCTTCAATAAGATTTGGAAGCGAAACTACCAGCTGCTTGTGGAAAAATTTTCTACGTGACAGTGATGAAGATGCACCATAGGACTCCTTAACCTTCAAGGCTTTTTTTTCTTTGACCATAAAAACAACTCTCACCAGTTCTTCGTGTCTTCGATTAATGTCTAAGAAGCGCGAAGCTCAGTAGCGAGTTTAAATTAAGTCTATTAAATTATTTAGTTGTGTCTGTCATTCCCCTCTTGACAAAAAGATTGTGCCCTGTTTTCACCCAAAAACAGAGCAAAAAATAGAAG from Candidatus Moraniibacteriota bacterium includes:
- a CDS encoding DNA-directed RNA polymerase subunit beta, which gives rise to MVKEKKALKVKESYGASSSLSRRKFFHKQLVVSLPNLIEAQSDAYQWFLEKGLRELLDEINPINDFTGKDLELSLTDYYLDEPKTDEITAKNKNISYEAPLRAKARLVIKKTGEIKEQEIYLGDFPVMTDRGTFVINGVERVVVSQLIRSSGVFFTMEYQKGKKLFGAKLIPNRGAWLEIDTGLDGVLNVRIDRKRKIPITALLRAFGMQKNESIIKIFKDVDNGDLNFIEETLAKDTTKDQAEGYKEIYKRIRPGDLATVENAKQLIDSMFFNFEKYDFGSVGRYRLNQRLNVNREDNEENRILLVDDLVLIIKEIIRLNNDPHAIADDIDHLGNRRVRGVGELVQNKLRIGMARMARNIKDRMSTCDVETVVPGQLINSRPVAAAIKEFFSSSQLSQFMDQVNPLAELEHKRRLSAMGPGGLTRERAGFEVRDVHHSHYGRICPIETPEGPNIGLVGHMASYARINDFGFLETPYIKLHKEVENKTENLISRVLNEDIEGIAKSGDKITEEIANKIYKCSKKNIKIKPYISDEIEYINATVEDRHVITHARVKTDENRNIIEEIVEARVKGSPEMIEADKLDYIDVSAKQCISIATSLIPFLEHDDANRALMGSNMQRQAVPCIVPQAPLVGTGIEDKAASDSGQVVLAVNDGEVIEVDANHIVIKEKAPVGAKKDNFKREYKLQSFQKSNAFTSMSQLPRVEKGQAVTKGQLLADGAATENGELALGQNPLVAFIPWDGYNYEDAIILSERLLREDWYSSIHIEDFSIDVRDTKLGPEIVTRDIPNIGEERLKNLDETGIIRIGAEVSSGDILVGKITPKGEGDLTPEERLLRAIFGEKSKDVKDSSLYLPHGEHGKIVDIKILSREQGDKLSTGVIKQIQISVAQLRKVSVGDKLAGRHGNKGVISRIAPVEDMPYLPDGTPIDVILNPLGVVSRMNIGQILETHLGWAAFKLGYKVATPALDGIAEEDIKEELKKAGLPESGKVRLIDGKTGEFFDNETTVGVMYVMKLNHLVEDKLHMRSIGPYSLITQQPLGGKAQFGGQRFGEMEVWALEGYGAAYTLQEMLTIKSDDVLGRSKAYESIIKGEKIKSPNIPASFHVLVNELKGLCLDVELIDSKLKDDDLQEDELGEYEKTEEDIDQI